One stretch of Prunus persica cultivar Lovell chromosome G1, Prunus_persica_NCBIv2, whole genome shotgun sequence DNA includes these proteins:
- the LOC18792236 gene encoding probable inactive purple acid phosphatase 28 — MESSTAANWKHSFLYLGFLYSLLCFLHNQISHNLLIGHRPVRVKKTSPDLPLRFRSDGTFKILQVADMHYGNGALTRCRDVLDSEFEHCSDLNTSRFLKRMIEAEKPDFIAFTGDNIFGSSSVDAAESLLRAFGPAIESGLPWAAILGNHDQESTMNREELMSFISLMDYSVSQINPSAEDLSNLARGSRKKIDGFGNYDLRVYGAPGSHLANSSILNLFFLDSGDRETVQGVRTYGWIKESQLDWLHGISQGYQDKPPALAFFHIPIPEVRQLWYKKIIGQFQEAVACSSVNSGVLQTLVSMRDVKAVFMGHDHNNDFCGYLENIWFCYGGGFGYHGYGKAGWRRRARVILAELGKGEKGWMGVERIKTWKRLDDDKLSKIDEQLLWEY; from the exons ATGGAATCGTCCACGGCAGCAAACTGGAAGCACTCGTTTCTCTATCTGGGTTTTCTCTACTCACTTCTCTGCTTCCTCCACAACCAAATCTCTCACAATTTACTCATAGGCCATCGGCCTGTGAGAGTTAAGAAGACCAGCCCAGATCTTCCCCTTCGCTTCCGCTCTGATGGCACCTTCAAAATCCTGCAG GTGGCTGATATGCATTATGGAAATGGAGCCTTGACTCGCTGCAGAGACGTTTTGGACTCTGAGTTTGAGCACTGCTCTGATCTCAATACGTCTCGCTTCTTGAAGAGGATGATCGAAGCTGAAAAGCCTGATTTCATTGCTTTTACAG GAGATAATATATTTGGGTCAAGCTCTGTTGATGCTGCTGAATCCTTGCTTAGAGCATTTGGTCCTGCCATTGAATCAGGACTTCCATGGGCAGCAATTTTAGGCaaccacgaccaagaatctaCGATGAATCGTGAAGAACTGATGTCTTTTATCTCCCTTATGGATTATTCAGTTTCACAAATTAATCCATCAGCTGAAGATCTCTCTAATCTTGCCAGAGGAAGCaggaaaaaaattgatggCTTTGGAAATTATGATCTGAGAGTATATGGTGCCCCAGGTTCCCATTTGGCAAACAGCAGCATCCtcaatcttttctttcttgacaGTGGAGACAGGGAGACTGTTCAAGGAGTTCGAACTTATGGTTGGATTAAGGAATCTCAACTCGATTGGCTTCATGGCATTTCTCAGGGATATCAG GATAAACCACCGGCGCTTGCATTCTTCCATATCCCAATTCCAGAGGTCCGGCAGCTGTGGTACAAAAAGATTATTGGTCAGTTTCAGGAGGCTGTGGCATGTTCATCGGTGAACTCTGGAGTTTTACAGACCCTTGTATCCATGCGAGATGTGAAAGCTGTGTTCATGGGACATGATCATAACAATGACTTTTGTGGGTATCTGGAGaatatttggttttgttaCGGTGGGGGATTTGGATACCATGGTTATGGAAAGGCAGGGTGGCGAAGGAGAGCAAGGGTCATATTGGCAGAACTCGGGAAGGGGGAGAAAGGGTGGATGGGAGTTGAGAGGATTAAGACATGGAAGCGTCTCGACGATGATAAACTGAGCAAGATTGATGAGCAATTGTTGTGGGAATATTAG
- the LOC18792032 gene encoding transcription factor bHLH35, protein MDNIGDEYKHYWETNMFLQSEELDSWGLDEAFSGYYDSSSPDGGASSMASKNIVSERNRRKKLNERLFALRAVVPKISKMDKASIIKDAIDYIQELHEQERRIQTEIGELESGRSKKNLGSEFDQELPVLLRSKKKKIEQLYDSGGSRTSTIEVLELRVTYMGEKTVVASLTCSKRTDTMVKLCEVFESLKLKIITANITAFSGRVLKTVFIEADEEEKDHLKIKIETAIAALNDPQSPMSI, encoded by the exons ATGGACAACATTGGTGATGAGTACAAACATTACTGGGAAACCAATATGTTCCTCCAAAGTGAAGAGCTTGACAg CTGGGGATTGGATGAGGCTTTTTCTGGGTACTATGATTCCAGCTCACCAGATGGAGGAGCTTCTTCCATGGCCTCCAAAAACATTGTGTCTGAAAGGAACAGGAGGAAGAAGCTCAACGAAAGGCTCTTTGCTCTTAGAGCAGTGGTCCCCAAAATAAGCAAG ATGGATAAGGCTTCTATAATCAAAGACGCCATTGACTACATCCAGGAGCTTCAtgaacaagaaagaagaattCAGACAGAGATAGGGGAGCTAGAATCTGGGAGATCAAAGAAAAATCTGGGTTCTGAATTTGATCAAGAGCTGCCAGTCTTGTTGaggtcaaagaagaagaaaattgagcAGCTCTATGATTCCGGAGGATCAAGAACTTCCACCATTGAAGTGCTTGAA CTTAGGGTTACATATATGGGGGAAAAGACAGTGGTGGCTAGCTTGACATGCAGCAAAAGAACGGACACAATGGTAAAATTGTGTGAGGTCTTCGAATCTTTGAAGCTCAAAATCATTACAGCAAATATTACTGCTTTCTCTGGGAGAGTCTTGAAGACAGTCTTCATTGAG gcagatgaagaagaaaaagatcatTTGAAGATTAAAATTGAAACAGCCATTGCAGCTTTGAATGATCCACAAAGCCCCATGAGCATATAA
- the LOC18791605 gene encoding ubiquitin carboxyl-terminal hydrolase 36, giving the protein MDSLLANYASSDEEEDQQQPSKPAALPSKPSSEPSSSSSLFSSLPKPKPQTSSLFQSLPQPKQTQTKPSNLRHDDDDDDEDQDSKPTSKPLFSTLPPPKSQIPNKPITDISSSDRNPKRVVQFKPPISSYSMKSSQLDDEDDDDDEEEERRRRKASESSAQTSSGKFIFSLPAPRYSATLGASSGLGSGRRAILEMESVGSKVKSDAGVDQNGASYENHQSSIDQNAVNYESYGGYETYQSGIDQNAVNYESYGGYESNQSGIDQNVDVGVQLQAGISGSDASKYGSYDVYGSNAGYSGYGQYGNDWVGGSETAALAIPGTDVSAIKVSKKRGRNEVPTEIVEVKQDELMKNRPREDQAKSTGIAFGPSYQPVSTKGKPTKLHKRKHQIGSLYFDMRQKEMELAERRSKGFLTKAETQAKYGW; this is encoded by the exons ATGGACTCTCTGCTCGCTAACTACGCCTCTTctgacgaagaagaagatcaacaACAGCCTTCCAAACCCGCAGCTTTGCCCTCAAAACCCAGCTCTGaaccttcttcctcttcctctctcttttcttctctacccaaacccaaaccccAAACTTCCTCTCTCTTCCAGTCCCTTCCCCAACCGAAACAAACCCAAACTAAACCATCAAATCTTCGTCATGATGATGACGACGATGATGAAGACCAAGattcaaaacccacctccAAACCCTTGTTCTCTACGCTTCCTCCGCCCAAATCCCAAATCCCAAATAAACCCATTACCGATATCTCATCCTCAGACCGAAACCCTAAAAGGGTCGTCCAATTCAAGCCTCCCATTAGCTCTTATTCGATGAAGTCGTCCCAATTGGACGACGAagatgacgatgatgatgaagaagaagaaaggcgAAGGCGAAAAGCGTCTGAATCCTCCGCTCAAACATCGTCCGGGAAGTTCATATTTTCTCTTCCAGCGCCTAGGTACTCCGCCACATTGGGTGCGAGTTCGGGTTTGGGTTCGGGCCGAAGAGCCATTCTTGAAATGGAATCAGTTGGTTCTAAAGTGAAGAGCGATGCAGGGGTGGATCAAAATGGTGCTAGTTACGAGAATCACCAATCAAGTATTGATCAGAATGCAGTTAACTATGAAAGCTATGGAGGTTATGAGACTTACCAATCTGGTATTGATCAAAATGCAGTTAACTATGAAAGCTATGGTGGTTATGAGAGTAACCAATCTGGCATTGATCAAAATGTGGATGTTGGGGTTCAATTACAGGCAGGAATTAGCGGTAGTGATGCTTCAAAATATGGTAGTTATGATGTCTATGGGAGTAATGCTGGTTATAGTGGTTATGGGCAGTACGGGAATGATTGGGTTGGTGGGTCTGAAACTGCAGCGCTGGCGATTCCAGGAACAGATGTAAGTGCGATTAAAGTGAGTaaaaagagagggaggaaTGAGGTGCCAACTGAAATAGTTGAGGTTAAGCAGGACGAGTTGATGAAGAATCGGCCAAGAGAGGACCAGGCCAAGTCAACCGGAATAGCTTTTGGGCCTTCTTATCAG CCTGTTTCAACTAAAGGGAAGCCTACAAAGCTGCATAAGAGGAAGCATCAGATTGGTTCTCTATACTTCGATATGAGGCAGAAGGAGATGGAACTTGCAGAGCGACGTTCAAAAGGCTTCCTCACAAAAGCTGAAACACAAGCCAAGTATGGATGGTGA